The following proteins are encoded in a genomic region of Rhizobium sp. ZPR4:
- a CDS encoding amino acid ABC transporter permease: MSIELFGLLLQASIYTVTISLVSIFIGFAIAILISGMLLTRRSLFVRPAQIFISFFRGVPLLVQLLLIYNLLPAIGINVPSIVAAIIGLSLCTAAYQAENLRGGFASVPIGLVESAEMVGLTPHQIFRRIKVPIALRLTFPALVNEAILILKASSLVSVVGIVELTRMAQDLAGSTFLPLQIFASAGLIYLLINWVVALAGGLIESRLPGVPR; this comes from the coding sequence ATGTCCATCGAGCTCTTCGGGCTGCTTCTGCAGGCATCTATCTACACGGTGACGATCAGCCTTGTGTCGATCTTTATCGGTTTCGCTATCGCAATCCTTATTTCGGGAATGTTGCTGACGAGGCGCAGCCTTTTCGTGCGACCTGCCCAGATTTTCATCAGCTTTTTTCGCGGCGTGCCGCTGCTGGTGCAATTGCTGCTGATCTATAATCTGCTTCCAGCCATCGGCATCAACGTGCCGAGCATCGTCGCCGCGATCATCGGCCTGTCGCTCTGCACGGCTGCCTACCAGGCAGAGAATCTGCGCGGCGGCTTTGCCAGCGTGCCAATCGGCCTGGTGGAGTCGGCTGAGATGGTTGGCCTGACGCCGCACCAGATCTTCCGCCGCATCAAGGTTCCAATTGCCCTGCGTCTGACCTTTCCAGCTCTTGTCAATGAGGCGATCCTCATTCTGAAGGCATCGTCACTAGTCTCCGTTGTCGGCATCGTCGAACTCACCCGCATGGCGCAGGATCTTGCTGGTAGCACCTTTTTGCCGTTGCAGATCTTCGCCTCGGCGGGCCTCATCTATCTCCTGATCAATTGGGTGGTGGCGCTTGCCGGCGGCCTGATCGAAAGCAGATTGCCCGGAGTGCCGCGATGA
- a CDS encoding amino acid ABC transporter permease, producing MTFDINVLIGQWPAILSGAGVTIMIWVLGTIAAAVIGFLMAIARQYGGLVVDKVLGAIVAVLRGTPFLIQIFLVYYGGPFIGLELDPLPAGLIGISIYGAAYFSEIFRSGFQAVPKGHIEAGECVGLTRGQIIRRILLPEMTMLVLPPSVNMVVILMKETAVLSIITVPELTATLSAIGSQQYAFVEALSALALFYWVLVEVTGWLGNLAETKLSRFRFFNA from the coding sequence ATGACCTTCGACATCAACGTCCTGATCGGGCAGTGGCCTGCGATCCTCAGCGGCGCCGGCGTAACGATCATGATCTGGGTTCTCGGCACCATTGCCGCGGCTGTCATCGGCTTCCTGATGGCGATCGCCCGGCAATATGGCGGCCTGGTGGTCGACAAGGTGCTGGGTGCTATCGTGGCGGTACTGCGCGGCACGCCGTTTCTCATCCAGATCTTCCTCGTCTACTATGGTGGGCCTTTCATCGGCCTCGAACTCGATCCCCTGCCTGCCGGACTGATCGGCATTTCGATCTACGGTGCCGCCTATTTCAGCGAAATCTTCCGTTCCGGATTTCAGGCTGTGCCGAAAGGCCATATCGAGGCTGGCGAATGCGTCGGCTTGACGCGCGGGCAGATCATCAGGCGCATTCTCTTGCCCGAGATGACCATGCTGGTGTTGCCGCCCTCCGTGAACATGGTCGTCATCCTGATGAAGGAGACGGCGGTGCTTTCCATCATCACCGTGCCAGAATTGACGGCAACGCTCAGCGCGATCGGATCACAGCAATATGCCTTCGTCGAGGCGCTTTCGGCCCTGGCGCTCTTCTACTGGGTGCTCGTCGAAGTCACCGGCTGGCTTGGCAACCTTGCCGAAACGAAACTTTCCAGATTCAGGTTTTTCAACGCATGA
- a CDS encoding amino acid ABC transporter ATP-binding protein — MSVPAIAVRNLVKTFGETTVLHGIDLAIEPGQVSCLIGPSGSGKSTLLRCMAFLEEATRGTISINGEVLGFAEDSQGRRERISAATNRSIRAQIGMVFQQFNLWPHMTALGNVSEALKTVHKMSRKQAEDAAMVQLVKVGLEARAGHYPSQLSGGQQQRVAIARALALKPKIMLFDEPTSSLDPELTGEVLNVMRDLAAEGMTMVVVSHEIGFAATVGQQIIFLDHGKILFTGAPQEVFKKPRNPRLEQFLDTYLDRGASMLL; from the coding sequence ATGAGCGTCCCCGCTATAGCAGTCAGGAATCTCGTCAAGACGTTCGGAGAGACCACGGTCCTTCATGGCATCGATCTCGCCATCGAGCCGGGGCAGGTCTCCTGTCTCATCGGCCCATCCGGCTCCGGCAAAAGCACGCTTTTGCGATGCATGGCTTTCCTTGAAGAGGCAACGCGCGGGACGATATCCATCAACGGTGAGGTCCTTGGCTTTGCCGAGGATTCTCAAGGGCGCCGTGAACGCATTTCGGCGGCTACCAATCGTTCGATCCGCGCCCAGATCGGCATGGTGTTCCAGCAATTCAATCTTTGGCCGCATATGACCGCGCTTGGCAATGTCAGCGAGGCATTGAAGACGGTTCACAAGATGAGCCGAAAGCAGGCAGAAGATGCGGCCATGGTGCAGCTCGTGAAGGTGGGGCTTGAAGCGAGGGCAGGGCATTATCCCTCGCAGCTTTCCGGCGGACAGCAGCAACGCGTGGCGATCGCCCGCGCCCTGGCATTGAAGCCGAAGATCATGCTGTTTGATGAGCCGACCTCTTCGCTCGATCCGGAACTGACTGGCGAAGTTCTGAACGTCATGCGCGACCTAGCGGCCGAGGGCATGACCATGGTTGTGGTTTCGCACGAAATAGGTTTCGCCGCGACGGTCGGCCAGCAGATCATCTTCCTCGACCACGGCAAGATACTGTTCACCGGGGCGCCGCAGGAGGTATTCAAGAAACCGCGAAATCCGCGTCTGGAACAATTTCTGGACACCTATCTCGATCGCGGCGCGTCGATGCTTCTTTAA
- a CDS encoding GntR family transcriptional regulator produces the protein MSDIPIVQNGASTSGQHNLASLAYKAVSDMIRHRRLKGGQVIVEARLAEALGISRTPLREALQRLEGEGLVRKGDGRNYIVRHIDIGEYLQSLRLRLLIEPEAAVLANPNIPRRQLIVVRREINDLLDATAYHTDAHWVSDDNLHNLIIDHCANAVMAKVLRELRATTRLFEIDRLKDRLKPDSTEHLLIIEALERGDVEQTRLAVAGHIESLIAFARDQLE, from the coding sequence GTGAGTGACATTCCAATCGTGCAGAACGGCGCTTCAACCAGCGGGCAGCACAATCTCGCCTCGCTTGCATACAAGGCCGTGTCGGACATGATCCGTCACCGCCGGCTGAAAGGCGGCCAGGTCATCGTCGAGGCGAGGCTTGCCGAGGCGCTGGGCATTTCCCGAACCCCGTTGCGCGAAGCCCTGCAGCGACTGGAAGGTGAAGGCTTGGTGCGCAAGGGAGATGGCCGCAACTATATTGTTCGCCATATCGACATCGGCGAATATCTGCAAAGCCTCCGCCTGAGACTTTTGATCGAACCCGAAGCAGCCGTGTTGGCGAACCCCAACATACCGCGCCGGCAACTGATCGTCGTCAGGCGTGAAATCAACGATCTTCTCGATGCGACGGCCTATCACACGGATGCCCATTGGGTATCGGACGACAATCTGCACAATCTCATCATCGACCATTGCGCCAACGCGGTGATGGCGAAAGTCTTGCGAGAGCTACGCGCCACGACGCGACTGTTCGAGATCGATCGACTGAAAGATCGGCTCAAGCCGGATTCGACAGAACACCTGCTCATAATCGAAGCATTGGAACGCGGCGATGTGGAGCAAACACGCCTTGCCGTAGCTGGCCACATAGAAAGTCTTATTGCTTTCGCGAGAGATCAATTGGAATGA
- a CDS encoding GntR family transcriptional regulator — translation MDDHDVIDDTAEESLAEETYRLLLAEILSARLAGGSVVQQRRLASRYAVSRSPMRHALGRLEGEGLLVRNDKGVLCVRVITLKDYLDSLAMRMLLEPSAAAAAAGRMAVTTLHSLEAMLDAIEADAEPDPEFVWQFDDALHMSIADASGNGFMAATIGEMRRYTTIFERQMAVVRAKPGVAEHRGILAALAGSDPEAARQAMTRHLEAVRQGVLTNF, via the coding sequence ATGGACGACCACGATGTGATAGACGACACAGCTGAAGAAAGCCTGGCTGAAGAAACCTATCGGCTGCTTCTCGCGGAAATCCTCTCGGCCCGGCTTGCAGGCGGATCGGTGGTGCAGCAAAGGCGGCTGGCAAGCCGATATGCGGTATCCCGCTCGCCGATGCGCCATGCGCTCGGACGCCTCGAAGGCGAGGGGCTGCTTGTCCGCAACGACAAGGGCGTACTGTGCGTGCGCGTCATTACCCTGAAGGATTATCTCGATAGCCTTGCGATGCGCATGTTGCTGGAACCCAGCGCCGCCGCCGCTGCGGCAGGGCGCATGGCTGTGACGACATTGCATTCGCTGGAAGCGATGCTCGATGCGATCGAGGCGGATGCCGAGCCTGATCCGGAATTTGTCTGGCAGTTCGACGATGCCTTGCACATGTCGATTGCCGACGCGAGCGGCAATGGTTTCATGGCGGCAACGATCGGCGAAATGCGCCGCTATACCACGATCTTCGAGCGGCAGATGGCCGTCGTCCGGGCCAAGCCCGGCGTTGCCGAACATCGCGGCATTCTTGCCGCCTTGGCGGGCAGCGATCCCGAGGCCGCGCGTCAAGCGATGACGCGTCATCTCGAGGCGGTTCGCCAAGGCGTTCTTACAAATTTCTGA
- a CDS encoding ABC transporter substrate-binding protein, whose amino-acid sequence MFRFSMSRGLLAASLLSLTTSVALAQSCTPKVAAGDLITPGKLVMSTNPTLPPLQFVDSSGDLKGMRIELGTEIAKRLCLEPEYIRIEFSAMVPGLQSGRWDMIDTGIFFTEERAKIMQMIPYEDQAISVSVAPGYDKKIAAKDDLAGMTIGVEIGGFEETKTRLLDKELRDAGKPGLTIQTFDNFALAYQALRAGQVQGVVSIDAVAKDYDARGDFKRALSGLYPAPVALAFKNSKLADAVSATLKEMKADGSLKTLFDKYGLPMVTGDYSVKGPGR is encoded by the coding sequence ATGTTTCGATTTTCAATGTCACGCGGCCTGCTCGCCGCTTCGCTTCTATCCTTGACGACATCAGTCGCTCTCGCTCAATCCTGCACGCCGAAGGTCGCGGCAGGTGATCTGATTACCCCCGGCAAACTCGTCATGTCGACGAACCCGACCTTGCCGCCTCTGCAATTCGTCGATTCCAGCGGCGACCTGAAAGGCATGCGCATCGAACTTGGCACCGAGATCGCCAAACGTCTCTGCCTTGAGCCCGAATATATTCGCATCGAGTTTTCGGCCATGGTGCCGGGCTTGCAGTCCGGGCGCTGGGATATGATCGATACCGGCATCTTCTTTACCGAAGAACGAGCCAAGATCATGCAGATGATTCCTTACGAGGATCAGGCGATCAGTGTCTCCGTCGCGCCCGGTTACGACAAGAAGATCGCTGCCAAGGACGATCTGGCCGGCATGACGATCGGTGTGGAAATCGGCGGCTTCGAGGAAACCAAGACGCGTCTGCTGGACAAGGAACTGCGGGATGCTGGCAAGCCGGGCCTGACGATCCAGACCTTTGACAATTTCGCGCTCGCCTACCAGGCCCTTCGCGCCGGTCAGGTTCAAGGCGTGGTCTCGATCGATGCCGTTGCAAAGGACTACGATGCGCGCGGCGACTTCAAGCGCGCCCTGAGTGGCCTCTATCCTGCCCCCGTCGCTCTTGCCTTCAAAAACTCCAAGCTTGCCGATGCCGTTTCGGCGACCTTGAAGGAAATGAAGGCCGATGGTTCGCTAAAGACATTGTTCGACAAGTATGGCTTGCCGATGGTGACGGGCGACTATTCCGTAAAGGGACCCGGCCGCTGA
- a CDS encoding amino acid ABC transporter permease, translated as MQLWSWSGFFGYLFNPFILGGVFTTIWLTVVSLSAGLILGFALALMRRSKARLVQLVAKAYIWLFRGTPLLVQLIAIYTALPQFGIRFSVVEAALIGLALNEAAYLAEIIRAGIEAVPEGQARAARALGMTERQIMRHIVMPQAFKVIIPPLGNSVNGLLKTTSVTSVISMEELLRRTQVLIQERFMVLELFSVAAIYYLLLTTLWDFFQSHIEKRFGQADSRLSMTEKR; from the coding sequence ATGCAGCTTTGGAGCTGGTCGGGTTTCTTCGGATACCTCTTCAACCCGTTCATTCTCGGGGGTGTCTTCACCACTATATGGCTGACGGTGGTCTCGCTGAGTGCAGGCCTGATCCTCGGATTTGCCTTGGCATTGATGCGGCGTTCCAAGGCGCGTTTGGTTCAGCTGGTAGCCAAGGCCTATATCTGGCTTTTCCGCGGCACGCCCTTGCTTGTCCAACTGATCGCCATCTACACGGCATTGCCGCAGTTCGGCATCCGCTTTTCGGTTGTCGAGGCGGCACTGATCGGGCTGGCGCTCAACGAGGCAGCCTATCTGGCCGAGATCATTCGTGCCGGTATCGAAGCCGTTCCCGAAGGGCAGGCGAGAGCCGCACGCGCGCTCGGCATGACCGAGCGGCAGATCATGCGTCATATCGTTATGCCGCAGGCGTTCAAGGTGATCATTCCGCCGCTTGGAAATTCGGTCAACGGTCTTCTCAAAACGACGTCGGTGACCTCGGTCATCTCCATGGAAGAACTTCTGCGCCGCACTCAGGTCCTTATCCAGGAGCGCTTCATGGTGTTGGAGCTCTTCTCGGTAGCTGCCATCTACTACCTCCTTTTGACCACGCTCTGGGACTTTTTCCAGAGCCACATCGAGAAACGCTTCGGTCAGGCAGACTCCCGGCTGTCCATGACGGAAAAGCGCTAG
- a CDS encoding dihydrodipicolinate synthase family protein — protein sequence MTKKFRGVYTVMITPLDEHGAVDLKALAAFTDWQVRQGIHGLIPLGSTGEFLSLSEDERDGVARTVIETVAGRVPVLIGAGAEDTRECVRLSRKAEAMGADGVMIIPPFYSTPTDDELVHHYRTVASSISIPIMVYNNPATANVDLKPELVERIAEIDGCDYIKESTLEVTRVRDIIRLAGDNMTVFGGILGFESFVMGAQGWVAVASNVAPGPMARIFELVADEKKIDEARALYLHWLPIIQAVGGQAYVAGSKSLLRHMGFGAGAPRPPRLPLPAEQDAAMKKLVQDFSLKFDA from the coding sequence ATGACCAAGAAATTTCGCGGTGTCTATACTGTGATGATCACGCCGCTGGACGAGCATGGCGCGGTGGATCTGAAGGCGCTCGCCGCCTTCACCGATTGGCAGGTTCGCCAAGGCATCCACGGATTGATACCGTTGGGGTCGACGGGAGAATTTCTCTCGCTCAGCGAGGACGAGCGCGACGGCGTCGCACGCACGGTGATCGAAACCGTGGCCGGCCGCGTGCCGGTGCTGATCGGCGCCGGTGCGGAAGACACGCGGGAATGTGTTCGTCTGAGCCGCAAGGCGGAAGCGATGGGTGCCGACGGCGTCATGATTATCCCGCCTTTTTATTCGACCCCGACCGATGACGAACTGGTGCACCACTATCGCACCGTCGCATCATCGATCTCCATTCCCATCATGGTCTACAACAATCCCGCAACGGCCAATGTCGACCTGAAGCCGGAGCTGGTCGAGCGGATCGCTGAAATCGACGGCTGTGACTATATCAAGGAGTCGACGCTGGAGGTCACGCGCGTGCGTGATATCATCCGGCTTGCAGGCGACAATATGACGGTCTTCGGCGGCATTCTCGGCTTCGAATCCTTTGTTATGGGTGCGCAGGGCTGGGTGGCGGTCGCTTCCAACGTTGCTCCAGGGCCGATGGCGCGCATTTTCGAATTGGTGGCTGACGAAAAGAAGATCGACGAGGCCCGCGCCCTTTATCTGCACTGGCTGCCGATCATTCAGGCCGTCGGCGGGCAGGCCTATGTCGCCGGTTCGAAGTCGCTGTTGCGGCATATGGGTTTTGGCGCCGGTGCGCCGCGCCCGCCGCGTCTGCCTCTACCCGCCGAGCAGGATGCGGCCATGAAAAAACTGGTTCAGGATTTCAGCCTGAAATTCGACGCCTGA
- a CDS encoding FAD-dependent oxidoreductase, whose translation MPSVSTAPRSVAESTIEFFVDGRSLHAERGMTIAAAIEAGGHHGFSRGLKGEARGLFCGMGACQDCLVTVDGKTSQRACMITVEAGMQVRRPSSRPAIASRDIADLSNVPGSIATIEMDLLVIGSGPAGLAAAEAAASAGAKVTIVDERKIAGGQYYKQPATSTAVAQLEHDAQAREGLDLIRSAGEAGATLIGETVVWGAENGEGGTIIACYNPSGAFYCKPRMIVIATGAYERPYPVPGWTRAGVMTTGAAQTLLRSYGTVPRGRILIAGNGPLNIQVANEIRRAGGTVVALVEAAASPWSKPFEALSLLKLGGGVAIHGARQLATLQAAGIPICWESRIASIDGPAGVHSVIISGPKGDRTLDADTVLIGGGFASSNELARLLGCGHAVAGGDLVVQGADDGETTLPHIHIVGEAARFGGAHIAKAQGRLAGLAVARKLGFGGAPDREAERRLARHRTFQAALWKAFEPATVDRGETLADGTIICRCEGVAAGTLKAIIAKGAADIATLKRLSRAGMGRCQSRYCGHALAKIAGERRNAGETQGFLAPQMPLRPIPLAALAVEKPEWGGHKRAMLPERQPLQSAEPLPFRETSTLVIGAGIAGLSTALFLAREGEDVAVVERAFANSLASGGNAGSLHAQLLSFDHGVRAEGGGGPAAQTLPLQRDSIALWAALQRELGCDFEMKVTGGLMVAESEAHMRFLADKVVVEQRAGIECRLIDRDELRSLEPALSPAFVGAAYCPQEGKINPLVATQHILDAARAKGARIIEKCEVVAITAAASGFEVRTSRGIIRAKRIVNAAGAFSSRIGAMLGLDIPVFGAPLQMVVTEAAAPLISCLVAHADRHLTLKQASNGNFIIGGGWTAGLDPVHQHPRTLLSSLEGNLWVAQHVVPALRKLHVIRSWAAMNINIDGAPILGEHPLQPGFFNAVTSNGYTLGPLVGQLTAQIVLGRETGRALQPFSITRFTKGRS comes from the coding sequence ATGCCATCCGTGTCAACCGCTCCTCGATCTGTGGCTGAATCGACCATCGAATTCTTCGTCGATGGCCGTTCTCTTCATGCCGAGCGCGGCATGACGATTGCCGCCGCGATCGAGGCTGGCGGGCATCACGGCTTTTCGCGCGGATTGAAGGGCGAGGCGCGCGGGCTTTTCTGCGGTATGGGGGCTTGCCAGGATTGTCTCGTGACGGTCGACGGCAAAACCAGCCAACGCGCCTGCATGATCACCGTCGAGGCCGGCATGCAGGTTCGCAGGCCATCTTCGCGTCCAGCTATCGCGTCGAGGGACATTGCAGATCTCTCCAATGTCCCCGGATCGATCGCAACTATCGAGATGGATCTGCTGGTCATTGGCTCTGGACCAGCCGGTCTTGCGGCTGCAGAAGCGGCTGCAAGCGCCGGTGCCAAGGTCACGATCGTTGATGAACGCAAGATTGCAGGCGGCCAATATTATAAACAGCCTGCGACGTCGACGGCCGTGGCGCAGCTGGAACACGATGCGCAGGCCCGCGAAGGACTGGACCTGATCCGAAGTGCCGGCGAGGCTGGAGCGACCCTGATCGGCGAAACGGTTGTCTGGGGCGCTGAAAACGGTGAAGGCGGCACCATCATTGCCTGCTACAATCCGTCGGGCGCATTCTATTGCAAGCCTCGAATGATCGTGATTGCAACCGGTGCCTACGAGCGGCCATACCCGGTGCCAGGCTGGACGCGTGCGGGCGTCATGACCACAGGGGCGGCGCAGACCCTCCTTAGAAGCTACGGCACGGTACCTCGCGGCAGGATCCTGATTGCCGGCAACGGGCCTCTTAATATCCAGGTCGCCAACGAGATCCGCAGGGCGGGCGGCACGGTGGTCGCGCTGGTCGAAGCCGCAGCGTCGCCATGGTCGAAGCCTTTCGAAGCCTTGAGTTTATTGAAGCTCGGTGGCGGCGTTGCCATCCACGGTGCCCGGCAGCTTGCGACTTTGCAGGCAGCCGGTATCCCAATCTGCTGGGAAAGCAGGATTGCCTCCATCGATGGACCCGCCGGCGTCCACTCAGTCATCATATCCGGCCCGAAAGGTGACAGGACACTGGATGCCGATACTGTCCTGATCGGCGGCGGCTTTGCCTCCTCGAACGAGCTTGCGCGCCTGCTTGGCTGTGGCCACGCGGTCGCTGGTGGCGATCTGGTGGTTCAGGGTGCCGATGACGGCGAGACCACGCTTCCTCACATCCATATCGTCGGCGAGGCCGCCCGCTTTGGCGGTGCTCATATCGCCAAAGCACAGGGTCGGCTGGCCGGGCTCGCGGTTGCGCGCAAGCTGGGTTTTGGCGGCGCACCCGATCGTGAGGCAGAGCGCAGGCTTGCCCGCCATCGCACCTTCCAGGCTGCTCTGTGGAAGGCTTTCGAGCCGGCAACCGTCGATCGAGGCGAGACGCTTGCCGATGGGACGATCATTTGTCGCTGCGAAGGTGTAGCGGCGGGCACTTTAAAGGCGATCATTGCAAAAGGCGCAGCGGATATCGCCACGTTGAAACGACTTTCGCGTGCTGGCATGGGACGCTGCCAGAGCCGTTATTGTGGTCATGCGCTGGCTAAGATCGCAGGCGAGAGGCGCAACGCCGGAGAGACGCAGGGTTTTTTGGCGCCGCAAATGCCGTTGCGGCCCATTCCGCTGGCCGCGCTCGCTGTCGAAAAGCCCGAATGGGGAGGGCACAAGCGGGCAATGCTGCCCGAGAGGCAGCCGTTGCAATCGGCTGAGCCTTTGCCGTTCCGTGAAACATCGACATTGGTAATCGGGGCAGGGATCGCCGGTCTATCGACCGCGCTTTTCCTGGCGCGAGAAGGTGAGGACGTTGCGGTTGTCGAACGCGCCTTTGCCAATTCGCTTGCCTCCGGAGGCAATGCCGGCAGCTTGCATGCGCAGCTTCTATCCTTCGATCACGGCGTGCGCGCCGAAGGTGGTGGCGGGCCGGCGGCCCAGACGCTGCCCTTGCAGCGCGATTCCATCGCCCTTTGGGCCGCCTTGCAGCGGGAGCTCGGTTGCGATTTTGAGATGAAGGTGACCGGCGGCCTGATGGTTGCCGAGAGCGAGGCGCATATGCGCTTCCTTGCCGATAAGGTCGTCGTCGAGCAACGCGCCGGTATCGAGTGCCGTCTGATCGATCGAGACGAGTTGCGGTCTTTGGAGCCGGCATTGTCACCCGCATTCGTCGGGGCTGCCTATTGTCCACAGGAAGGCAAGATCAACCCGCTCGTCGCGACCCAGCATATCCTCGATGCCGCGCGTGCAAAGGGAGCCCGCATCATCGAGAAATGCGAAGTCGTCGCCATCACTGCTGCGGCGTCCGGCTTTGAGGTACGGACATCGCGCGGCATCATCAGGGCGAAACGCATCGTCAATGCGGCCGGCGCCTTTTCTTCGCGCATCGGTGCCATGCTCGGGCTAGACATTCCCGTGTTCGGCGCACCGTTGCAGATGGTCGTCACAGAGGCTGCTGCCCCGCTGATATCCTGCCTAGTCGCCCATGCGGACCGGCATCTGACCCTGAAGCAGGCGAGCAACGGCAATTTCATCATCGGCGGCGGCTGGACAGCAGGCCTTGATCCGGTGCATCAGCATCCTCGCACGCTGCTGTCGAGCCTTGAGGGCAATCTCTGGGTGGCCCAGCATGTGGTTCCGGCGCTGCGCAAGCTGCACGTCATCCGCAGCTGGGCGGCGATGAACATCAATATCGACGGCGCCCCCATCCTTGGTGAACATCCGCTGCAGCCCGGCTTCTTCAACGCCGTGACCTCCAACGGCTATACACTCGGCCCCCTGGTCGGCCAGCTTACCGCGCAGATCGTCCTTGGCCGTGAGACCGGCAGGGCGCTGCAACCCTTTTCCATCACTCGTTTTACGAAAGGCCGCTCATGA
- a CDS encoding amino acid ABC transporter ATP-binding protein, with the protein MIEINGVSKFYGTSQVLKNCSVKVERGEIVVVCGPSGSGKSTLIKCVNGLEPFQEGSIQVHGIEVGDPKTDLPNLRTRVGMVFQNFELFAHLSILDNIMLAQKIVLGRSPAMAEAKAMQLLDRVGLIDHAKKFPSQLSGGQQQRVAIARALAMDPLAMLFDEPTSALDPEMVSEVLDVMTGLARDGMTMMVVTHEMGFARRVATRVIFVDQGEIVEDRPSEEFFTASHNPRTEAFLGKILRH; encoded by the coding sequence ATGATCGAGATCAACGGCGTCTCCAAATTCTACGGCACCTCTCAGGTCCTGAAGAACTGCAGCGTCAAGGTTGAGCGCGGCGAGATCGTCGTGGTGTGCGGCCCATCCGGTTCGGGTAAGTCGACCTTGATCAAATGCGTCAACGGCCTGGAGCCCTTCCAGGAGGGGTCCATTCAGGTTCACGGGATCGAGGTGGGCGATCCGAAAACGGATCTGCCGAACCTGCGTACTCGCGTCGGCATGGTTTTCCAGAATTTTGAACTCTTCGCGCATCTCAGCATCCTCGACAACATCATGCTGGCTCAGAAAATCGTGCTCGGACGTAGCCCGGCGATGGCCGAAGCCAAGGCCATGCAACTGCTCGACCGCGTTGGCCTGATCGATCATGCGAAGAAGTTTCCGAGCCAGCTTTCCGGCGGCCAGCAGCAGCGCGTGGCCATAGCCCGCGCGCTCGCCATGGACCCCTTGGCAATGCTTTTCGACGAGCCGACATCTGCGCTTGATCCGGAAATGGTGTCCGAGGTGCTTGACGTCATGACGGGCCTGGCAAGGGACGGAATGACGATGATGGTGGTGACCCATGAGATGGGTTTTGCCCGCCGTGTGGCCACCCGCGTCATCTTCGTCGACCAGGGCGAGATCGTTGAAGACAGGCCGAGTGAAGAATTCTTCACCGCTAGTCACAATCCGAGAACGGAAGCCTTTCTCGGCAAGATCCTTCGGCACTGA
- a CDS encoding DUF3830 family protein has protein sequence MKLKITAGPFEFDAMLETAKAPKTCEAFMKAMPFEGKIVHVRWSGEGVWIPLGERDFGVPYENHTSHPAPGHVILYPGGISETEILLAYGGVDFSSKMGQLAGNHFITLTSNLDKLPELGRLVLWEGAQSIRFEQVSV, from the coding sequence ATGAAACTGAAGATCACTGCCGGCCCGTTTGAATTCGATGCCATGCTGGAGACGGCAAAGGCGCCCAAGACCTGCGAGGCATTTATGAAGGCGATGCCCTTCGAAGGAAAAATCGTCCATGTGCGCTGGTCGGGTGAGGGCGTGTGGATTCCGCTTGGGGAGCGAGATTTCGGCGTTCCTTACGAGAACCATACCAGCCATCCGGCCCCCGGCCACGTTATCCTCTATCCCGGCGGTATCAGCGAAACCGAAATCCTGCTCGCCTATGGCGGTGTCGATTTCTCGTCAAAGATGGGGCAGCTCGCCGGAAATCATTTCATCACGCTCACATCGAACCTCGACAAGCTGCCCGAACTGGGCCGCTTGGTATTATGGGAAGGCGCGCAGAGCATCCGGTTCGAGCAAGTTTCCGTGTAA